TGCTGGCGGCGTATGCGCAAGGGATTGGCGCGGTGTGGCGCACCGGTGATCTGGCGTATTCGGCGCATGTGGCCCAAGGGTTGGGATTGGCGGAAGGGGAAGAGGTGATTGCGTTTCTTTACCTGGGCACGCCGCAGAAAGAACCGCGCGTTGCGGAAAAAGCAGACCTCACCGAGTTCGTCAGCGCCTGGCCCGGCAAGGCCTGACACCACCGATCAAATGTGGGAGTGGGCTTACTCCCACAGGGGATCAGGGTTGGACGATGATTCCCGGCACCAACGGCAATTCCAGGCTGGCGATGAATCCGCCATCCGGATGATTGGCCAGCACCAGACTTCCGCCATGCCGCTCCGCCGCTCGGCGCGCAATGGCCAACCCCAGACCGTGCCCTGCCGCCGTCTGCCCCGGAGCTCGATAAAACGGCTCACCCAACTGGCTCAAATGCTCGGCATCCACGCCGGGCCCGTGGTCGCGCACACTCACTACAATCCGCTCACCTTGCCGCACCGCCTGCATCTCGATCGGTCGCCCCACCGGGTTGAAGCGCTGAGCGTTGCGTAGCAGGTTGTCCACGGCGCGCTCGATCATCGTCGGCCAGCCTTTGAGGTTCAATTGCGGTTCGGCGTCGAGGCGAACGGTCTGTTCCGGCGAACCCAATTGCGCATCCTTTTGCAGCGTATTGAGCAGCGCATTCAGATCGACATCTTCAGCACTGGCGTTATCGGCATCGACCCGCGCCAGCACCAGAATCTCACTGATCAGCGCTTCGAGCCGGTCGCACTCGCGGGTCAGGCGCGGCGAGAGTTTTTCGCGCTCCTCGGGGCTGGCCCGTTCCGCCAGTGCCAGTGCAATGCGCAGCCGGGCGAGGGGCGAACGCAATTCGTGGGACACATCACGCAGCAGTTGCCGCTGACTGCTGATCAGGCTTTGCAGGCGTGCGCCCATGCGGTTGAAGTCGTTGGCCAGCACGCCGAACTCGTCGCGACGGTTGGCCAGTTTCACCAGGCTGTTTTGCTGGTACGTGGTTTGCCCCAGATCATGCACCGCGCCCCGCAGGCGGCTAAGCGGGCGGGTGATGGACAGGGTCACGAACAGGCTGAACAGGGTCAGCACCACCAGCGCGATACCCAGCGCACTCAGTGGCCAGAGCAGGCTTTCGCGGTGCCATGCGTCCAGCTCGGGGTGCGGAATGCGGTAGATCAGCAGGTAGGTATCGCCGGTTTTGGCGCTGGTGTATTCATCGGTCAGACGGCGCCAGGGCAGGCGCCGGTCATCGTTGTTCTGTCGCGCTTCGAAGGCCGCCGCGCGACGAGGGAAGGTGCCGCGAACGACTGGATCACCGCTCTCGTTAAGCACCTGAACGTCGATGTGATACTGGCGTTTGCGCTGTTCCAGAATGTCTTGGGCGGCTTCTTCGCCTTGTGCTTCGTAGGTTTGCGTCCACTGCTCGGCCAGAGTGTTCAGGCCCGGGTGGCGGCTGAGAATCCACGCATCCTGGTTGAGCATGTGCCCGAGCAGAATGGAAAGCCCTGCCACCAGAGCGATAGCCAGCCAGAAGCTGGCCAGGATACGCCAGAACAATGAACGCACAGAAAGTCCTCGAACAAACACAATCCCATGTGGGAGAGAGCCACAGAGGCTCGCTTCTACATTGAATTGAGGGGGCAGACCCAACGGGGTTCAGCCGTTGGGTCCAGGGTTAGCGCATTATTGCGCTTTTTGCGGTTGTTGCGCTTTCCACGCCTTGAACTCGGCCCATTCGGCGCGGCGCTCGGCCTGTTTTTTCTGGATCTCGTCGAATTGCTTCTGTTGATCCGGTTTCAGCAGGGCGCGCACATCGGCCTCGGCTTTCTTGTGGTTGGCGGCCATCTCGTCCTTCATGGCTTTCTGGTCGGCTGGCGAGAGTTTTTCCAGGTACTTGTCGACCACTTGCTTACGCTCGTGCATCTGCTCGCCCATGATCTTGCGGATCTGCTCGCGCTGTTCGCGGCTCAGGTCCAGTTGGCTGTACGGGCCTTTGCCGTGCATGCCGTGCATCTGGCCGCCGTGGCGCGAGCCGTCCATCGGACCACCCATCGGGCCGGCACCTTCAGGCATGGCCATGGCAACGGTCGGCAGGGCGGCGGCGAACATCAGAGCGATAAGAGTCTTGCGCATGGTGAATCTCCTTGTCTCGTTCCCGGTACGTTCCGGATGAGTTCAGATTACGGAGATCAAGGTCAGCGGCGGTCAGCGGAGCGTAAAGCTTGGGTAAAGACGATTTCTCGCCGACCTGACAAATTTAGCTGGCAGTGGCCTGTGGCGAGGGAGCTTGCTCCCGCTGGACTGCGCAGCAGGCCTTCTTTTGAGGCCGCTTCGCAGCCCAGCGGGAGCAAGCTCCCTCGCCACAGGTTGCTGTTGTCCGGTTTACAGACTGTAGTAATAACCACGGCTGCGCAGGGCGACGATACGCGGGCGGCCGTCGGGGTGGGGGCCGATCTTTTTGCGCAGGTTGCTGACGTGCATGTCCAGGCTGCGGTCGTACAGGGTCAGTTTGCGGCCGAGGGCGATTTGCGCCAGTTCCTGTTTGTCCAGCGGCTCGCCGGGTTGCTTGAGCAAGGCTTCGAGCAGACGGCTTTCGGACACCGTGAGGGTGAATTCCTGTTCATCGATGCTGACCACGCCGCGCACCGGGCTGAAACACAGATCGCCCAGTTCGAGCTGGCTGGACACCGCCGTCGGATGACTGCGGCGCAATACTGCGCGCAGGCGGGCGGTCAGCTCTCGCGGGTCGCACGGCTTGGCCAGGTAATCGTCGGCGCCCAGTTCCAGGCCGAGGATGCGATCCAGCGGCTCGCCGCGGGCCGATAGCATCAGCACCGGCAAATCCGGGTGATCGCTGCGCAATTGCTTGAGCAATTCCAGACCGCTGCCGTCCGGCAGCATGACGTCCAGCACCACGGCGGCCGGGGAGGTTTCGGCCAGCGCGCGACGGGCGCTCTGGCCGTCGTGGCACGCACGGACCTGGAAGCCTTCCTGGCTCAGCCAACTGACCAGCAGCTCGCACAGCTCCTGATCATCATCAATTAATAACAGCTCGCTCATGACTCACTCAATTTAGCCATTGTCGACGTTTTCGACTTGCACCACTGGCGAAGATACCGCAGAGCAGGGCCAATAGCGCTACTCCCGCGCCGATCACGAACCATTGCTGCTGGTCTGTGAGAAAACGCGGCAGCGGACTGCTGGCCTGGGCCTCCTTGAGTTGCAGCTTCAGACGCTGGTTCTCCTGGCGCAACCGGCTCAGTTGAGCGCTTTCGCGTTCGGCATCGGCATTTTGCAGTTGTTTGCTCAGTTCTTCTCGTTGCTGTTCGCTCACCTTCAAGCGCTGCTGCAACTCGGTGATCTGGCTGCCGGCGCTCAAGGACAGCGGCGTTGCGCTTTCTTCACCGTGGGCAGGTGCCACGATCGACAACGTGACCAACATCAGACACAACGGACCTTTGCGCATCGGAGCTCCTGATTCCAATCGATTATTGGGCAGGTTGTCGGCAGGCAAACGAGAATAATGAGCGATTGAGAGCGCGATGAACCGACAAGGTTCATCGCGCGGGAGGAATTTACGGCAGGACTTGCTTGAACGGCTTGACCGAAACGTTGGCGTAGACGCCTGCGGCGATGTACGGATCGGCGTCGGCCCAGGCCTGGGCGGCGCTCAGGGAATCGAATTCGGCGACAATCAGGCTGCCGGTGAAACCCGCAGCGCCCGGATCATTGCTGTCGACCGCCGGATGCGGGCCGGCCAATACGATACGACCTTCGCCCTTGAGCACTTGCAGGCGCTCAAGGTGTGCAGGCCGTGCGGCCAGGCGGGCTTCCAGGGAGTTGGCGACGTCTGTGGCAATGATTGCGTAAAGCATGTCAGTCCTCGGTTTTTGGCGTGGTGGTATCGGCGTCGTGCAGGTGGCGGGACAGGTAAATACCCTGGGCGACCAGGAACAGCAACGTCATGCCCAGGCTGCCGAAGACCTTGAAGTCGACCCAGTAGTCCTGGAACGTGAACGCGACGAACAGGTTGGCGGCACCGCAAAACAGGAAGAACGCGATCCAGGCGATGTTCAGGCGCGTCCAGACCAGGTCCGGCAGGGTCAGCGCGTGGCCCATGATGCGTTTGATCAGCAACTGGTCACCGATGAAGTGGCTGCCGATGAACGCCAGCGCAAACAGCCAGTTGAC
This DNA window, taken from Pseudomonas fluorescens NCIMB 11764, encodes the following:
- a CDS encoding sensor histidine kinase, with protein sequence MRSLFWRILASFWLAIALVAGLSILLGHMLNQDAWILSRHPGLNTLAEQWTQTYEAQGEEAAQDILEQRKRQYHIDVQVLNESGDPVVRGTFPRRAAAFEARQNNDDRRLPWRRLTDEYTSAKTGDTYLLIYRIPHPELDAWHRESLLWPLSALGIALVVLTLFSLFVTLSITRPLSRLRGAVHDLGQTTYQQNSLVKLANRRDEFGVLANDFNRMGARLQSLISSQRQLLRDVSHELRSPLARLRIALALAERASPEEREKLSPRLTRECDRLEALISEILVLARVDADNASAEDVDLNALLNTLQKDAQLGSPEQTVRLDAEPQLNLKGWPTMIERAVDNLLRNAQRFNPVGRPIEMQAVRQGERIVVSVRDHGPGVDAEHLSQLGEPFYRAPGQTAAGHGLGLAIARRAAERHGGSLVLANHPDGGFIASLELPLVPGIIVQP
- a CDS encoding LTXXQ domain-containing protein, whose translation is MRKTLIALMFAAALPTVAMAMPEGAGPMGGPMDGSRHGGQMHGMHGKGPYSQLDLSREQREQIRKIMGEQMHERKQVVDKYLEKLSPADQKAMKDEMAANHKKAEADVRALLKPDQQKQFDEIQKKQAERRAEWAEFKAWKAQQPQKAQ
- a CDS encoding response regulator transcription factor codes for the protein MSELLLIDDDQELCELLVSWLSQEGFQVRACHDGQSARRALAETSPAAVVLDVMLPDGSGLELLKQLRSDHPDLPVLMLSARGEPLDRILGLELGADDYLAKPCDPRELTARLRAVLRRSHPTAVSSQLELGDLCFSPVRGVVSIDEQEFTLTVSESRLLEALLKQPGEPLDKQELAQIALGRKLTLYDRSLDMHVSNLRKKIGPHPDGRPRIVALRSRGYYYSL
- a CDS encoding translation initiation factor 2, coding for MRKGPLCLMLVTLSIVAPAHGEESATPLSLSAGSQITELQQRLKVSEQQREELSKQLQNADAERESAQLSRLRQENQRLKLQLKEAQASSPLPRFLTDQQQWFVIGAGVALLALLCGIFASGASRKRRQWLN
- a CDS encoding YciI family protein yields the protein MLYAIIATDVANSLEARLAARPAHLERLQVLKGEGRIVLAGPHPAVDSNDPGAAGFTGSLIVAEFDSLSAAQAWADADPYIAAGVYANVSVKPFKQVLP
- a CDS encoding septation protein A, whose amino-acid sequence is MKQFIDFIPLLLFFIVFKIDPRVVDIGGHQLTVGGIYSATAMLIISSLVVYGTLFIKQRKLEKSQWLTLIACLVFGSLTLAFHSETFLKWKAPVVNWLFALAFIGSHFIGDQLLIKRIMGHALTLPDLVWTRLNIAWIAFFLFCGAANLFVAFTFQDYWVDFKVFGSLGMTLLFLVAQGIYLSRHLHDADTTTPKTED